The proteins below come from a single Candidatus Sericytochromatia bacterium genomic window:
- a CDS encoding TspO/MBR family protein has protein sequence MTGQGGRWIAPLVASSAAVLVALLGGLLTRLDAWYYTLSKPAFQPPDWLFGPAWTIIFLLCVLAALDVWRRELRPDQRRLILVLFAVNGVLNVAWSGLFFFLKRPDLALLEVVALWLSVLFLVVMLGRHSRRAGLMLVPYLVWVSFAAALNLAIVRLNAPFVG, from the coding sequence ATGACCGGACAGGGCGGCCGCTGGATCGCGCCGCTGGTTGCCTCCTCGGCTGCCGTGCTGGTCGCCCTGCTCGGGGGCTTGCTCACGCGGCTGGACGCCTGGTACTACACGCTGTCCAAACCTGCCTTCCAGCCGCCCGATTGGCTGTTCGGCCCGGCGTGGACGATTATTTTCCTGCTCTGCGTCCTCGCCGCGCTGGACGTCTGGCGGCGGGAACTGAGGCCCGACCAGCGGCGGCTGATTCTGGTGCTGTTTGCCGTCAACGGCGTGCTCAACGTGGCCTGGAGCGGCCTGTTCTTCTTCCTTAAACGCCCCGACCTCGCGCTGCTGGAGGTCGTGGCACTCTGGCTTTCGGTGCTGTTCCTGGTCGTGATGCTTGGCCGGCACTCCCGTCGGGCAGGCCTGATGCTGGTGCCCTACCTTGTCTGGGTCAGCTTTGCGGCTGCGCTCAACCTGGCCATCGTGCGGCTCAACGCCCCGTTCGTGGGT